A region from the Drosophila takahashii strain IR98-3 E-12201 chromosome 2L, DtakHiC1v2, whole genome shotgun sequence genome encodes:
- the LOC108062159 gene encoding metallo-beta-lactamase domain-containing protein 1 isoform X1, translated as MAFTDTLSTIQRNHVIVLQDGYSRQEDGDETSMRANCTSTLIRCRDGTNVIVDTMTAWDGERLCSLLGDHGVGVDNVDVVVCSHGHSDHIGCNYLFQNARMHLVGSCASYRDLYLNHFSSEDQDEELALDSNAEVVVRRTPGHTHSCVSVIVDNSQLGGRVGITGDLFERREDIEDESIWKDAGSECVKLQRKERCKMAHLCDFIVPGHGPMFSVIASMRDKLKQDADLST; from the coding sequence ATGGCATTCACTGATACACTGTCCACTATACAACGAAACCATGTAATTGTACTTCAGGACGGATACTCTCGCCAGGAAGACGGTGACGAGACTTCTATGAGAGCCAACTGCACCTCCACGTTGATACGCTGCAGGGATGGCACCAACGTCATAGTGGACACAATGACGGCCTGGGATGGAGAGCGCCTGTGTTCGTTGCTGGGCGATCACGGCGTGGGCGTCGACAACGTCGACGTCGTGGTCTGCTCACACGGACACTCTGACCACATTGGATGCAACTACCTGTTCCAGAATGCAAGAATGCATTTGGTCGGCTCGTGTGCCTCGTACCGCGACCTCTACTTAAATCACTTTAGCAGTGAAGATCAGGACGAGGAATTGGCGTTAGACTCGAATGCCGAGGTGGTTGTCAGACGAACGCCAGGACACACCCATAGCTGCGTTTCAGTGATTGTGGACAACTCCCAGCTGGGGGGGCGGGTTGGTATTACCGGGGATCTCTTTGAGAGACGCGAGGACATAGAGGACGAGAGCATTTGGAAGGATGCTGGAAGCGAGTGTGTGAAGCTTCAGCGCAAGGAACGCTGTAAAATGGCACATCTATGCGACTTTATTGTCCCAGGGCATGGTCCGATGTTTTCGGTAATCGCATCAATGCGTGACAAGCTAAAACAAGACGCAGACCTTAGTACCTAA
- the LOC108062159 gene encoding metallo-beta-lactamase domain-containing protein 1 isoform X2: protein MAFTDTLSTIQRNHVIVLQDGYSRQEDGDETSMRANCTSTLIRCRDGTNVIVDTMTAWDGERLCSLLGDHGVGVDNVDVVVCSHGHSDHIGCNYLFQNARMHLVGSCASYRDLYLNHFSSEDQDEELALDSNAEVVVRRTPGHTHSCVSVIVDNSQLGGRVVHMSERAGSDHYILRLP from the exons ATGGCATTCACTGATACACTGTCCACTATACAACGAAACCATGTAATTGTACTTCAGGACGGATACTCTCGCCAGGAAGACGGTGACGAGACTTCTATGAGAGCCAACTGCACCTCCACGTTGATACGCTGCAGGGATGGCACCAACGTCATAGTGGACACAATGACGGCCTGGGATGGAGAGCGCCTGTGTTCGTTGCTGGGCGATCACGGCGTGGGCGTCGACAACGTCGACGTCGTGGTCTGCTCACACGGACACTCTGACCACATTGGATGCAACTACCTGTTCCAGAATGCAAGAATGCATTTGGTCGGCTCGTGTGCCTCGTACCGCGACCTCTACTTAAATCACTTTAGCAGTGAAGATCAGGACGAGGAATTGGCGTTAGACTCGAATGCCGAGGTGGTTGTCAGACGAACGCCAGGACACACCCATAGCTGCGTTTCAGTGATTGTGGACAACTCCCAGCTGGGGGGGCGG gtagtacatatgtcggagcgagccggatcggaccactatatcttaaggctcccatag